In Streptomyces sp. SLBN-118, the following are encoded in one genomic region:
- a CDS encoding LysE family translocator, translating to MVSTDRFLAFAAMSLLVIVIPGPSVLFVIGRALSHGRRTAVATALGNVFGSYILVVAVALGIGALVERSAAVFMAVKLAGAAYLVFLGVQAFRHRKDMKVSDMEAPPGPARGDLRTVVDGVLVGVTNPKGIVFFAAVLPQFVDHAAGHLPAQMLLLGLVPISIGLVTDTLWGLGAAAARSWFARSERRLSLVGGAGGFAMIGLGVTVAATGRAD from the coding sequence ATGGTGTCCACCGACCGCTTCCTCGCCTTCGCCGCGATGTCCCTGCTGGTGATCGTGATCCCGGGGCCGAGCGTGCTTTTCGTGATCGGCCGGGCCCTCTCCCACGGCCGCCGTACGGCGGTGGCCACGGCGCTGGGCAATGTCTTCGGCTCGTACATCCTGGTGGTGGCCGTCGCGCTGGGCATCGGTGCGCTCGTGGAGCGCTCGGCCGCGGTGTTCATGGCGGTGAAGCTCGCGGGCGCGGCCTATCTGGTCTTCCTCGGGGTCCAGGCATTCCGGCACCGCAAGGACATGAAGGTCTCCGACATGGAGGCTCCGCCCGGACCGGCGCGAGGCGATCTGCGTACGGTCGTGGACGGCGTCCTGGTCGGCGTCACCAACCCCAAGGGCATCGTCTTCTTCGCCGCCGTTCTTCCGCAGTTCGTGGACCACGCGGCGGGACACCTGCCCGCGCAGATGTTGCTGCTCGGCCTGGTCCCGATTTCGATAGGCCTGGTCACGGACACGCTGTGGGGTCTGGGCGCGGCCGCGGCACGCAGCTGGTTCGCCCGCTCGGAGCGCCGCCTGTCGTTGGTGGGCGGCGCGGGCGGGTTCGCGATGATCGGCCTGGGCGTGACCGTGGCGGCGACCGGCCGCGCGGACTGA
- the gcl gene encoding glyoxylate carboligase: protein MPRMTAARAAVEILKREGVTHAFGVPGAAINPFYKALQAGGGIDHTLARHVEGASHMAEGYTRANPGNIGVCIGTSGPAGTDMITGLYSAIGDSIPILCITGQAPTSVIHKEDFQAVDIASIAGPVTKAATTVLEAAQVPGVFQQAFHLMRSGRPGPVLVDLPIDVQLTEIEFDPETYEPLPVYKPAATRAQADKAIQFLLESERPLIVAGGGIINADASELLVEFAELTGTPVIPTLMGWGTIPDDHELNAGMVGLQTSHRYGNATFLESDFVLGIGNRWANRHTGYKLDVYTKGRKFVHVDIEPTQIGKIFAPDYGIASDAGAALELFVEVAKELKAAGKLPDRSDWVASTQERKATLLRRTHFDNVPMKPQRVYEEMNKAFGPETRYVTTIGLSQIAGAQMLHVYKPRHWINCGQAGPLGWTIPAALGVATADPECPVVALSGDYDFQFMIEELAVGAQHRIPYVHVLVNNAYLGLIRQAQIGLDINFQVNLEFENINAPELGVYGVDHVKVVEGLGCKAIRVTEPDQLLPAFEEAKKLAAEFRVPVVVEAILERVTNISMSKTADISDVTEFEELATEPGHAPTSIRTLKV from the coding sequence ATGCCTCGTATGACCGCTGCCCGAGCGGCAGTTGAGATCCTCAAGCGCGAAGGCGTCACGCACGCGTTCGGTGTGCCGGGCGCGGCGATCAACCCCTTCTACAAGGCCCTCCAGGCCGGCGGCGGCATCGACCACACGCTCGCCCGCCACGTCGAAGGCGCCTCCCACATGGCGGAGGGCTACACCCGCGCCAACCCCGGCAACATCGGGGTCTGCATCGGCACGTCGGGCCCGGCGGGCACCGACATGATCACCGGCCTGTACTCGGCCATCGGCGACTCCATCCCGATCCTGTGCATCACGGGCCAGGCGCCGACCTCCGTGATCCACAAGGAGGACTTCCAGGCCGTCGACATCGCCTCGATCGCGGGGCCGGTCACCAAGGCCGCGACGACCGTCCTGGAGGCCGCGCAGGTCCCCGGCGTCTTCCAGCAGGCCTTCCATCTGATGCGCTCGGGCCGCCCGGGCCCAGTCCTCGTCGACCTGCCCATCGACGTCCAGCTCACCGAGATCGAGTTCGACCCGGAGACGTACGAGCCGCTGCCGGTCTACAAGCCCGCCGCCACCCGCGCCCAGGCCGACAAGGCGATCCAGTTCCTGCTGGAGTCTGAGCGCCCGCTGATCGTCGCGGGCGGCGGCATCATCAACGCCGATGCGTCCGAACTGCTGGTGGAATTCGCCGAGCTGACCGGTACGCCGGTCATCCCGACCCTGATGGGCTGGGGCACGATCCCCGACGACCACGAGCTGAACGCGGGCATGGTCGGTCTGCAGACCTCGCACCGCTACGGCAACGCGACCTTCCTGGAGTCCGACTTCGTGCTGGGCATCGGCAACCGCTGGGCCAACCGTCACACCGGCTACAAGCTCGACGTCTACACCAAGGGCCGGAAGTTCGTTCACGTCGACATCGAGCCCACCCAGATCGGCAAGATCTTCGCCCCCGACTACGGCATCGCATCCGACGCTGGGGCCGCGCTGGAGCTCTTCGTCGAGGTGGCCAAGGAGCTCAAGGCCGCCGGCAAGCTGCCCGACCGCTCCGACTGGGTCGCCTCCACCCAGGAGCGCAAGGCCACCCTGCTGCGCCGTACGCACTTCGACAATGTGCCGATGAAGCCGCAGCGCGTGTACGAGGAGATGAACAAGGCCTTCGGCCCCGAGACGCGTTACGTCACCACCATCGGCCTCTCCCAGATCGCCGGCGCGCAGATGCTGCACGTCTACAAGCCGCGCCACTGGATCAACTGTGGCCAGGCGGGCCCGCTCGGCTGGACCATCCCGGCCGCGCTCGGTGTCGCCACCGCGGACCCGGAGTGCCCGGTCGTCGCGCTGTCCGGTGACTACGACTTCCAGTTCATGATCGAGGAGCTGGCGGTCGGCGCGCAGCACAGGATCCCCTACGTCCATGTCCTGGTGAACAACGCCTACCTGGGCCTGATCCGGCAGGCACAGATCGGCCTGGACATCAACTTCCAGGTGAACCTGGAGTTCGAGAACATCAACGCCCCCGAGCTGGGTGTCTACGGCGTCGACCACGTCAAGGTCGTCGAGGGCCTGGGCTGCAAGGCCATCCGGGTCACCGAGCCCGACCAACTGCTGCCGGCCTTCGAGGAGGCCAAGAAGCTGGCCGCCGAGTTCCGGGTGCCGGTCGTCGTCGAGGCGATCCTGGAGCGCGTCACCAACATCTCGATGAGCAAGACGGCCGACATCAGTGATGTCACCGAGTTCGAGGAGCTGGCGACGGAACCGGGCCACGCGCCCACGTCCATCAGGACGCTCAAGGTCTGA
- a CDS encoding magnesium and cobalt transport protein CorA — translation MPLSPKKHQWRRRPLLPPSQQPANPPPAEPVAPAPVQKDQGSIVQAALYRDGRRVSTPDSLAQTFRQLREYPDGMAWIGLHRPTEAEVLSLAEEFDLHELAVEDALEAHQRPKLERYGDTLFVVLRAARYLDAQEEVEFGELHVFVGRDFLITVRHGAAPDLSAVRHRMEKTPELLALGPEAVLYAILDAVVDGYAPVVAGVQNDIDEIETEVFGGDPAVSRRIYELSREMVEFQRATRPLVGMLHALMAGFAKYGTDEELQRYLRDVADHVTHTSERVDGFRQALADILTVNATLVTQQQNEEMRAMAEAGIEQNEEIKKISAWAAILFAPTLVGTIYGMNFDNMPELHWASGYPFAVLLMAAVCLSLYFVFKRRDWL, via the coding sequence ATGCCGCTGTCCCCGAAGAAGCACCAATGGCGCCGCCGCCCCCTCCTGCCCCCGAGCCAGCAGCCCGCCAATCCCCCGCCGGCGGAGCCCGTCGCTCCCGCCCCGGTGCAGAAGGACCAGGGCAGCATCGTCCAGGCCGCGCTCTACCGCGACGGCCGACGCGTCTCGACGCCCGACTCCCTCGCCCAGACCTTCCGCCAGCTGCGCGAGTACCCCGACGGCATGGCCTGGATCGGGCTGCACCGCCCCACCGAGGCCGAAGTCCTCTCGCTCGCGGAGGAGTTCGACCTCCATGAACTGGCCGTCGAGGACGCGCTGGAGGCCCACCAGCGCCCCAAGCTCGAACGGTACGGCGACACCCTCTTCGTGGTGCTGCGCGCCGCCCGCTATCTCGACGCCCAGGAAGAGGTCGAGTTCGGCGAGCTGCATGTCTTCGTCGGCAGGGACTTCCTGATCACGGTCCGCCACGGCGCGGCCCCCGACCTGTCCGCGGTCCGCCACCGCATGGAGAAGACCCCGGAACTGCTGGCGCTGGGCCCGGAGGCGGTGCTGTACGCGATCCTGGACGCGGTGGTCGACGGCTACGCCCCGGTCGTGGCGGGCGTGCAGAACGACATCGACGAGATCGAGACCGAGGTCTTCGGCGGCGATCCGGCGGTGTCGCGCCGCATCTACGAACTCTCCCGCGAAATGGTCGAGTTCCAGCGCGCCACCCGCCCCCTCGTCGGCATGCTGCACGCCTTGATGGCGGGCTTCGCGAAGTACGGCACGGACGAGGAGCTCCAGCGCTATCTCCGCGACGTCGCCGACCACGTGACCCACACCAGCGAGCGCGTGGACGGCTTCCGCCAGGCGCTGGCGGACATCCTGACCGTGAACGCGACGCTGGTGACGCAGCAGCAGAACGAGGAGATGCGCGCGATGGCGGAGGCGGGCATCGAGCAGAACGAAGAGATCAAGAAGATCTCCGCCTGGGCGGCCATCCTCTTCGCACCCACACTGGTGGGAACCATCTACGGCATGAACTTCGACAACATGCCGGAGTTGCACTGGGCGAGTGGGTATCCCTTCGCGGTTCTGCTGATGGCAGCGGTCTGTCTGAGCCTGTACTTCGTCTTCAAACGGCGGGACTGGCTCTGA
- a CDS encoding helix-turn-helix transcriptional regulator, with amino-acid sequence MSEPADAVELRAALLRLRRATGLPVAFGGLLHDARQLRIAELNGAATGALRGLAVSAGNGLGGKSIALSRPCAVTDYPSARHISHEYDAAVAAEGLRSVLAVPVVVRRKVRGVLYGALREPRTLGERTIDAAVAAARDVEQALVVRDEVQRLLAVAREPVAGPGAWEEVREVHGDLRALAPRIADEALRRELLAVCGRLATASDVPPRRQSVGLAPRELDVLACVAAGSTNAAAGERLGLKPETVKAYLRAAMRKLGAHTRLEAVVAARRAGLLP; translated from the coding sequence GTGTCCGAGCCGGCCGATGCGGTGGAGTTGCGAGCGGCGCTGCTACGGCTGCGCCGTGCGACCGGGCTGCCGGTCGCCTTCGGCGGGCTGCTGCATGATGCCCGGCAGCTGCGGATCGCCGAACTGAACGGCGCGGCCACGGGAGCGCTGCGCGGTCTCGCGGTCAGTGCGGGCAACGGGCTCGGCGGCAAGTCGATCGCGCTGTCGCGGCCGTGCGCGGTGACCGACTACCCCTCGGCGCGGCACATCAGCCACGAGTACGACGCGGCGGTCGCGGCGGAGGGTCTGCGCTCTGTGCTCGCGGTGCCCGTCGTCGTACGGCGCAAGGTGCGGGGTGTGCTGTACGGCGCGCTGCGTGAACCGAGGACGCTCGGCGAGCGGACCATCGACGCGGCGGTGGCCGCGGCGCGTGATGTGGAGCAGGCGCTGGTCGTACGGGACGAGGTACAGCGGCTGCTGGCCGTGGCGCGGGAGCCGGTGGCGGGCCCCGGGGCGTGGGAGGAGGTTCGCGAGGTGCACGGCGATCTGCGCGCGCTGGCACCGCGGATCGCCGACGAGGCGCTGCGGCGGGAGCTGCTGGCGGTCTGCGGCCGCTTGGCGACCGCGTCGGACGTCCCGCCGCGGCGGCAGTCGGTCGGTCTCGCGCCGCGGGAGCTGGATGTGCTGGCCTGCGTGGCCGCGGGCTCGACGAACGCGGCGGCGGGCGAGCGGCTGGGGCTGAAGCCGGAGACGGTGAAGGCATACCTGCGGGCGGCGATGCGCAAGCTCGGGGCGCACACGAGGCTGGAGGCGGTGGTGGCGGCGCGCCGGGCGGGCCTGCTGCCGTAG
- a CDS encoding catalase, with product MTQRVLTTESGAPVADNQNSATAGVGGPILLQDQQLLEKLARFNRERIPERVVHARGSGAYGYFEVTDDVTAFTRADFLSQVGKRTETFLRFSTVADSLGGADAVRDPRGFALKFYTEEGNYDLVGNNTPVFFIKDPIKFPDFIHSQKRDPFTGKQEPDNVWDFWAHAPEATHQVTWLMGDRGIPASYRHMNGYGSHTYQWTNEAGEAFFVKYHFKTNQGIRCLSSEQAAEQAGKDPNSHQTDLLQSIERGVNPSWTLYVQVMPAAEAAEYRFNPFDLTKVWPHSDYPLQRVGRLVLDRNPDNVFAEVEQAAFSPNNFVPGIGPSPDKMLQGRLFAYADAQRYRLGVNHTQLPVNAPKAVLGGSADNYGRDGFMATRNGSRHDKNYEPNSYAGPAQTDSAPTAPLAIHGWTGTHAAPLHTKDDDFFQAGELYRLMSPEEKSRLVANIAGGLSQVTRDDVIEKNLTHFHAADADYGKRVEETVRALRED from the coding sequence ATGACGCAGCGTGTGCTTACGACCGAGTCAGGCGCCCCGGTCGCCGACAACCAGAACTCCGCCACCGCAGGCGTCGGTGGCCCCATCCTCCTGCAGGACCAGCAGCTGCTGGAGAAGCTCGCCCGCTTCAACCGGGAGCGCATCCCGGAGCGCGTGGTGCACGCCCGCGGCAGCGGCGCGTACGGCTACTTCGAGGTGACCGACGACGTCACCGCCTTCACCAGGGCGGACTTCCTGTCCCAGGTCGGCAAGCGCACCGAGACCTTCCTCCGCTTCTCGACCGTCGCCGACTCGCTGGGCGGCGCAGACGCGGTGCGCGACCCGCGCGGTTTCGCCCTGAAGTTCTACACCGAAGAGGGCAATTACGACCTCGTCGGCAACAACACCCCGGTGTTCTTCATCAAGGACCCCATCAAGTTCCCCGACTTCATCCACTCGCAGAAGCGCGACCCCTTCACGGGCAAGCAGGAGCCGGACAACGTCTGGGACTTCTGGGCGCACGCCCCCGAGGCGACGCACCAGGTGACCTGGCTGATGGGTGACCGCGGCATCCCCGCCTCGTACCGCCACATGAACGGCTACGGCTCGCACACCTACCAGTGGACGAACGAGGCCGGCGAGGCCTTCTTCGTGAAGTACCACTTCAAGACCAACCAGGGCATACGCTGCCTCTCCTCGGAGCAGGCGGCCGAGCAGGCCGGCAAGGACCCCAACAGCCACCAGACGGACCTGCTCCAGTCCATCGAGCGCGGCGTGAACCCCTCGTGGACCCTGTACGTCCAGGTCATGCCGGCGGCCGAAGCGGCGGAGTACCGCTTCAACCCCTTCGACCTCACCAAGGTGTGGCCGCACAGCGACTACCCGCTGCAGCGCGTGGGCCGTCTGGTCCTCGACCGCAACCCCGACAACGTCTTCGCCGAGGTCGAGCAGGCCGCGTTCTCGCCGAACAACTTCGTGCCGGGCATCGGCCCTTCGCCGGACAAGATGCTCCAGGGCCGCCTGTTCGCCTACGCGGACGCGCAACGCTACCGCCTGGGCGTCAACCACACCCAGCTGCCGGTGAACGCGCCGAAGGCTGTTCTTGGGGGGTCTGCCGACAACTACGGCCGCGACGGCTTCATGGCCACGCGCAACGGCTCTCGCCACGACAAGAACTACGAGCCCAACTCGTACGCCGGTCCCGCCCAGACGGACTCCGCGCCGACGGCCCCACTGGCCATCCACGGCTGGACGGGCACGCACGCCGCGCCGCTGCACACCAAGGACGACGACTTCTTCCAGGCGGGCGAGCTGTACCGCCTGATGTCGCCGGAGGAGAAGTCCCGTCTGGTGGCCAACATCGCCGGTGGCCTCTCGCAGGTCACCCGTGACGACGTCATCGAGAAGAACCTCACCCACTTCCACGCGGCCGACGCCGACTACGGCAAGCGCGTCGAGGAGACGGTCCGCGCCCTGCGCGAGGACTAG
- a CDS encoding AMP-binding protein, with protein sequence MTSGSATESFRAARDFLLRHREDYAAAYEGFSWPRPERFNWALDWFDEIATGNGRTALHIVEEDGREITVSFGEMSLRSNQVANWLRDRGVRAGDRILVMLGNQQELWMTALAAMKLRAVVIPATPLLGPVDLRDRIDRGRAGHVVARVADTAKFAEVPGDYTRIAVADRGGADVPGWLDFDEAFSAPGRFEPDGVTRADDPLLLYFTSGTTARPKLVEHTHVSYPVGHLATMYWIGLKPGDVHLNISSPGWAKHAWSNLFAPWNAEATVFIHNYTRFDGARLMAEMDRAGVTSFCAPPTVWRMLIQEDLGLLRTPPREVVAAGEPLNPEVIETVRREWGVTIRDGFGQTETAVQVANSPGQLLKAGSMGRPSPGYRVVLLDPVTGEPGAAEGEIALDLSGDPVGLMTGYHSDTERTAEAMAGGFYRTGDIGARDADGYITYIGRSDDVFKASDYKISPFELESALLEHEAVAEAAVVPAPDPVRLAVPKAYVVLAEGWEPGPDTAKLIFEHSRAVLAPYKRIRRLEFAALPKTVSGKIRRIELRERTAEGSSAEYVEGDLR encoded by the coding sequence ATGACGTCAGGCAGCGCGACGGAGAGTTTCCGGGCGGCCCGGGACTTCCTGCTGCGGCACAGGGAGGACTACGCGGCTGCGTACGAGGGTTTCTCCTGGCCCCGGCCCGAGCGCTTCAACTGGGCGCTGGACTGGTTCGACGAGATCGCCACCGGCAACGGCAGGACCGCGCTGCACATTGTCGAGGAGGACGGACGGGAGATCACCGTCTCGTTCGGCGAGATGTCCCTGCGTTCGAACCAGGTCGCCAACTGGCTGCGGGACCGTGGCGTACGGGCCGGGGACCGGATCCTCGTCATGCTCGGCAACCAGCAGGAACTGTGGATGACCGCGCTCGCCGCGATGAAGCTGAGGGCCGTCGTCATCCCCGCGACACCGCTGCTCGGACCGGTGGACCTCCGCGACCGGATCGACCGCGGACGCGCCGGGCACGTCGTCGCGCGCGTGGCGGACACCGCCAAGTTCGCCGAGGTGCCGGGGGACTACACAAGGATCGCGGTGGCGGACCGCGGCGGCGCCGATGTGCCGGGCTGGCTCGACTTCGACGAGGCGTTCTCCGCGCCGGGCCGCTTCGAGCCGGACGGTGTGACGCGGGCGGACGACCCGCTGCTGCTCTACTTCACCTCGGGCACGACCGCCCGCCCCAAGCTGGTCGAGCACACTCATGTGTCCTACCCGGTGGGCCACTTGGCGACGATGTACTGGATCGGGCTGAAGCCGGGCGACGTGCATCTGAACATCTCCTCGCCCGGCTGGGCCAAGCACGCCTGGTCCAATCTCTTCGCGCCCTGGAACGCCGAGGCGACCGTCTTCATCCACAACTACACGCGCTTCGACGGGGCCCGGCTGATGGCGGAGATGGACCGCGCGGGCGTCACCAGCTTCTGCGCCCCGCCGACCGTGTGGCGCATGCTGATCCAGGAGGATCTCGGCCTGCTGCGTACGCCTCCGCGCGAGGTCGTCGCCGCCGGTGAGCCGCTGAACCCCGAGGTGATCGAGACCGTACGCCGCGAATGGGGCGTGACCATCCGGGACGGTTTCGGGCAGACCGAGACGGCCGTGCAGGTCGCCAACAGTCCCGGCCAGCTGCTCAAGGCCGGGTCGATGGGCCGCCCGAGCCCCGGCTACCGGGTGGTCCTGCTGGATCCGGTGACGGGCGAGCCGGGCGCGGCCGAGGGCGAGATCGCACTGGATCTGTCCGGGGACCCGGTCGGCCTGATGACCGGGTATCACTCAGACACGGAGCGTACGGCCGAGGCGATGGCGGGCGGCTTCTACCGTACGGGCGACATCGGCGCGCGCGACGCCGACGGCTACATCACCTACATCGGCCGCTCCGACGACGTCTTCAAGGCGTCCGACTACAAGATCTCGCCGTTCGAGCTGGAGAGCGCGCTCCTGGAGCACGAGGCGGTTGCCGAAGCGGCGGTCGTGCCCGCGCCCGACCCTGTACGGCTCGCCGTGCCGAAGGCGTACGTGGTGCTCGCGGAGGGCTGGGAGCCCGGACCGGACACGGCGAAACTGATCTTCGAGCACTCGCGCGCGGTTCTCGCGCCGTACAAGCGCATCCGCCGACTGGAGTTCGCCGCGCTGCCCAAGACCGTCTCGGGGAAGATCCGCCGGATCGAGCTGCGCGAGCGCACGGCCGAGGGCTCGAGCGCCGAGTATGTCGAGGGAGATCTGCGATGA
- a CDS encoding winged helix DNA-binding domain-containing protein, producing MASKTTYPVLGNGALNRATLARQLLLRRAPRSAMSVRGAVGHLVGLQAQNVKPPYYALAARLKGFDPEELSGLMASREVARLVTMRSTIHTHTAEDCLTLRPLVQAARDRELRQFRTGLAGVDLDRLGAISRELVEEQPRTMKELREVLLKEWPDADAFALSVAARCVLPLVQVTPRGLWGRSGQVALTTAEHWFGRQAEPAPAPDATVLRYLGAFGPASVRDMQTWSGLTRLREVFERLRPQLALFQDENGVELFDLPDAPRPDADTPAPPRLLPEFDNLLLSHADRTRVVPEEYRQRTWKGNQAHCTFLVDGHLAGIWRLTETKDSARVIVQAFGELTRAQREAVAEEAQRMLMTVSPGTTHVIEFGLFSE from the coding sequence ATGGCCTCGAAGACGACCTACCCCGTGCTCGGCAACGGCGCCCTCAACCGCGCCACCCTGGCGCGCCAGCTCCTGCTGCGCCGTGCTCCCAGGTCCGCGATGTCCGTCAGGGGCGCCGTCGGGCATCTCGTCGGCCTCCAGGCGCAGAATGTGAAGCCGCCGTACTACGCGCTCGCCGCACGACTGAAGGGCTTCGACCCCGAGGAGCTCTCAGGGCTGATGGCCTCCCGCGAGGTCGCGCGCCTGGTCACGATGCGTTCCACCATTCACACGCACACCGCCGAGGACTGTCTCACCCTGCGGCCGCTGGTCCAGGCCGCCCGCGACCGCGAGCTCAGGCAGTTCCGTACCGGCCTGGCGGGGGTCGATCTGGACCGGCTCGGGGCCATCAGCCGGGAGCTGGTCGAGGAGCAGCCCCGGACCATGAAGGAGCTGCGCGAGGTGCTGCTGAAGGAGTGGCCGGACGCCGATGCCTTCGCCCTCTCCGTCGCCGCGCGCTGTGTGCTGCCGCTGGTGCAGGTCACCCCGCGCGGCTTGTGGGGCAGGAGCGGCCAGGTCGCGCTCACCACCGCCGAGCACTGGTTCGGGCGGCAGGCAGAGCCCGCGCCCGCGCCCGACGCCACCGTCCTGCGCTATCTGGGGGCCTTCGGGCCCGCCTCGGTCAGGGACATGCAGACCTGGTCCGGACTGACGCGGCTGAGGGAGGTCTTCGAGCGGCTGCGGCCACAGCTGGCCCTCTTTCAGGACGAGAACGGCGTCGAGCTCTTCGACCTCCCGGACGCGCCCCGCCCGGACGCCGACACTCCCGCGCCTCCCCGTCTGCTGCCGGAGTTCGACAATCTGCTGCTCTCGCACGCCGACCGGACCCGCGTCGTGCCCGAGGAGTACCGGCAGCGCACCTGGAAGGGCAATCAGGCCCACTGCACCTTCCTCGTCGACGGCCACCTCGCCGGGATCTGGCGGCTGACCGAGACCAAGGACAGCGCGCGTGTGATCGTGCAGGCCTTCGGAGAACTGACACGAGCGCAACGCGAGGCGGTGGCCGAGGAGGCACAGCGGATGCTCATGACCGTGTCACCGGGCACCACGCACGTCATCGAGTTCGGGCTCTTCAGCGAGTAA
- a CDS encoding AMP-binding protein, whose product MSLSYAHGTGTTAPLGDTIGRNLDRAIAAWPDREALVDLAMDARWTYAEFGAAVDQLARGFLGIGVAKGDRVGIWAVNCAEWVLVQYATARIGAIMVNINPAYRAHELEYVLKQAGISVLCASQRHKTSDYRALVDQVRPNCPDLRSVHYIEDGSWDVLLDAAPTVTDGQLAAREAELSCDDPINIQYTSGTTGFPKGATLSHHNILNNGYFVGEMIAYSEQDRICIPVPFYHCFGMVMGNLAATSHGACMVIPAPSFDATATLRAVAEERCTSLYGVPTMFIAELNLADFASYDLSTLRTGIMAGSPCPVEVMKRVVAEMNMAEVSICYGMTETSPVSTQTRRDDDIERRTGTVGRVLPHVEVKVVDPAGGVTLPRGEAGELCTRGYSVMLGYWDEAEKTAEAIDAGRWMHTGDLAVMREDGYVQIVGRIKDMIIRGGENVYPREIEEFLYAHPKIADVQVVGVPDERYGEEILACVIPRDAGDPPTLEDIAAYCREQLAHYKIPRRLEILADFPMTVSGKVRKVELRRRYGGAGEG is encoded by the coding sequence ATGAGCCTGTCCTACGCGCACGGCACGGGGACCACCGCGCCGCTCGGCGACACGATCGGGCGGAATCTCGACAGGGCGATCGCTGCCTGGCCGGACCGCGAGGCGCTGGTCGATCTGGCCATGGATGCTCGCTGGACGTACGCCGAATTCGGCGCTGCGGTCGACCAGTTGGCGAGAGGCTTCCTCGGGATCGGCGTCGCCAAAGGGGACCGGGTCGGGATCTGGGCGGTCAACTGCGCTGAGTGGGTGCTCGTGCAGTACGCGACCGCCCGGATCGGCGCGATCATGGTCAACATCAACCCGGCGTACCGGGCGCACGAACTCGAATACGTGCTGAAACAGGCCGGGATCTCAGTGCTGTGCGCCTCGCAGCGGCACAAGACCAGCGACTACCGGGCGTTGGTGGACCAGGTGCGGCCGAACTGTCCCGACCTGCGGTCCGTCCACTACATCGAGGACGGCTCCTGGGACGTGCTCCTGGACGCGGCGCCGACTGTCACGGACGGGCAACTGGCCGCCCGCGAGGCGGAGTTGTCCTGCGACGACCCGATCAACATCCAGTACACCTCCGGCACCACCGGCTTCCCCAAGGGCGCGACGCTCTCGCACCACAACATCCTCAACAACGGGTATTTCGTGGGCGAGATGATCGCCTACAGCGAGCAGGACCGCATCTGCATCCCCGTGCCCTTCTACCACTGCTTCGGCATGGTGATGGGCAACCTCGCGGCAACCTCGCACGGCGCCTGCATGGTCATCCCGGCCCCGTCCTTCGACGCGACGGCCACCCTGCGCGCCGTCGCCGAGGAACGCTGCACCTCGCTGTACGGCGTACCGACGATGTTCATCGCCGAGCTGAACCTCGCCGACTTCGCCTCGTACGACCTGTCCACGCTGCGCACCGGCATCATGGCGGGCTCACCCTGCCCGGTCGAGGTCATGAAGCGCGTCGTCGCGGAGATGAACATGGCCGAGGTCTCGATCTGCTACGGAATGACGGAGACCTCGCCGGTCTCCACGCAGACCCGCCGGGACGACGACATCGAACGCCGAACCGGCACGGTCGGCCGGGTCCTGCCGCACGTCGAGGTCAAGGTCGTCGACCCCGCCGGCGGGGTGACGCTCCCGCGTGGCGAGGCGGGGGAGCTGTGCACCCGCGGCTACAGCGTGATGCTCGGCTACTGGGACGAGGCGGAGAAGACCGCCGAGGCGATCGACGCGGGCCGGTGGATGCACACGGGCGATCTGGCGGTGATGCGCGAAGACGGCTACGTCCAGATCGTCGGCCGGATCAAGGACATGATCATCCGGGGCGGTGAGAACGTCTATCCGCGCGAGATCGAGGAGTTCCTCTATGCCCACCCCAAGATCGCGGACGTCCAGGTGGTCGGGGTCCCCGACGAACGCTATGGGGAGGAGATCCTGGCCTGCGTGATTCCGAGGGATGCCGGGGATCCGCCGACACTGGAGGACATCGCGGCGTACTGCAGGGAGCAGTTGGCGCACTACAAGATTCCACGGAGGCTGGAGATTCTGGCGGACTTCCCGATGACAGTGAGCGGGAAAGTGCGGAAGGTGGAGCTGAGGCGGCGGTACGGGGGTGCGGGGGAGGGGTAG